CGAGCTTGCGCTCAAGGCGGAAGACGAAACGCTCGCACGCGAAGCGCTCGTGCAGAAGAAGAAGATCGTGGCCGATCGTGATCGCGCCGAAGCGTTGCGAGCGGAGCAGCGAGCAGCCGCGCTGAACATGAAGCGGGAGCTCGAGCGCATGGAAGACAAGCAGCAAGAGCTCGAAGCGCGCAAGGGAACGCTTGCGGCGCAGATCAAGCAAGCGAAAGCAGGCGGCGGCGCGGAGAGCTTGGGGGCGAAGAGCTCGGGTGGTGCGTTCGCTGAATTTCGGCGGATGGAGGACAAGATCGAGGGGCAAGTGGCGGAGGCTGCGGCGGCGCGCGAAATTGACGATGCCCTGCGACCGCACGGCATGTCGGATGTGGATCTCGAAGCGAAGTTCGCGCGACTCGAAGGCGGCGGAAGCACATCGAGCGACGGCGGCAAGTCGAGCAATCCGGAGATCGACGACGAGCTTGCGGCGCTGAAGAAGAAGATCCGGATTGGATGAAGCGAGTTACCTGGCGATGACGACGGGTTTGTCGTCGCCGGGAAGCCACATTTCGGAAATCACGAGCAAGTTGATGGCGGTGTTTGCCCCTCTGTAACCCCATTCGACACCTTGCCATTCGAACAGGCGTCGGTCACCGCGGCGTACAGGAAAAACCAGTTCCCCGCCATCCGGAAAGATGCCCCATTCTTCGGGTAACGGATCGAGCTGCATGTAAACGTCTTCGCTATTTCCACACATCAGCGTGATTTTGGCGGTCGTCGTAGAACAACGAATCCGGATCCATTCGCGAAGACGTTGGTATTTGCACAAACCCACCCCGGGCATCGATCCTTCGGAAAGAGCCACCTGGGGGGCGTTCTTCCATTCATCCTTCGTGGGTCGTGCCGACTTTTCCTCGAGAAACGGCAATGCATCGAAAGCGGGGAGCGGCGGCGGACCTGCATCGGCGTCGCCATCCGCGGCCCCTGCATCGGCGGAATCGGCATTGGCAGGCGCCTGAGCGTCTTCGGCATTGGCTGCGAATACGAAGAGCGTCCCCGTCGCCAGCAGTAGCATCGTGGTTCCAAGACGAATCTTGCTGCTTTTCATAGTGTCCTCAAGAAAGCCACG
The Polyangiaceae bacterium genome window above contains:
- a CDS encoding PspA/IM30 family protein encodes the protein MGIFDRMGKVISSNVNALLDKAEDPKKSVDLIVEEMKDQIRAARKELVEAIAAEKVLRKKVDDLDAEVQKWERRAELALKAEDETLAREALVQKKKIVADRDRAEALRAEQRAAALNMKRELERMEDKQQELEARKGTLAAQIKQAKAGGGAESLGAKSSGGAFAEFRRMEDKIEGQVAEAAAAREIDDALRPHGMSDVDLEAKFARLEGGGSTSSDGGKSSNPEIDDELAALKKKIRIG